A region from the Streptosporangium sp. NBC_01756 genome encodes:
- a CDS encoding NADPH-dependent FMN reductase, translated as MLNIAVILGSTRDGRFGSAVANWVMDHLDQRDDMSADLIDLIETPLPTVFPVLGQPPATQEDRDLLAAVSPRLAAADAFVIVTPEYNHSFPAALKNAIDWHGIEWHAKPVAFVSYGAFSAGLRAVEQLRLVLAELHAVTIRDSVGLQHPWAQLDGDGKAVDPAADAAAKVMLDRLAWWAHSLREARTARPYAA; from the coding sequence ATGCTCAACATCGCGGTCATTCTCGGCAGCACCCGTGACGGACGTTTCGGCTCCGCCGTGGCGAACTGGGTCATGGACCACCTGGACCAGCGCGACGACATGAGCGCCGACCTGATCGACCTGATCGAAACCCCGCTGCCGACCGTCTTCCCGGTGCTCGGACAGCCGCCCGCCACTCAGGAGGACAGGGATCTACTGGCGGCCGTGTCACCGCGCCTGGCGGCAGCCGACGCCTTCGTCATCGTGACGCCCGAGTACAACCACAGCTTCCCGGCGGCGCTGAAGAACGCCATCGACTGGCACGGCATCGAGTGGCACGCCAAGCCCGTCGCGTTCGTCTCCTACGGCGCCTTCTCCGCCGGACTGCGCGCCGTCGAGCAACTGCGGCTCGTCCTGGCCGAACTGCACGCCGTCACCATCCGCGACAGCGTCGGCCTGCAGCACCCCTGGGCGCAGCTCGACGGCGACGGCAAGGCCGTGGACCCGGCCGCCGACGCCGCCGCCAAGGTCATGCTGGACCGGCTCGCCTGGTGGGCGCACTCACTGCGCGAAGCCAGGACCGCCCGCCCCTATGCCGCCTGA